The genome window AAGATTGATCCTGTCCTTTGGCTGAACGCTTACATCGATACATATGTGGAGCGAGATGTGCGGCAGATTCTACAAGTTCAGAATACGAGTCATTATCAGCGCTTTCTTGCGCTCTGTGCGGGCAATGTTGGGCAGTTACTTAACGCCAGCCGTATCGGTGCGGACTGTGGCCTCAATCATGGCACTGTCCAGAGTTGGATTTCGGTTCTGGAGGCATCCTATGTGGCTTTCCGCTTGCAGCCGCATCATAGCAACTTTCGCAAGCGGGTGGTTAAAACACCGAAGCTATATTTTTGGGACGTGGGTTTGGCTGTGCGTCTGCTGGGGATTGAAAATGCTTCGCAATTGGCGACACATCCTTTGCGCGGTGCATTGTTTGAGAACTGGGTAATCGTTGAATTGGCTAAAGGACGATTCAACCGTGGCCAACGCAGCAATCTGTATTTCTGGCGTAATAACCTAGGGCTTGAAGTCGATGTGCTTGCTGAGCGAGCGGGACGGTTGTGTCCTATTGAAATCAAGTCAGGTGCCACCTTTGCGAGTGACTGGTTGGGCAATTTAAATAAGTGGCGAAAGTTGGCCGGCGATGTGTCGGGAGCACCTCAGTTGGTCTATGGAGGAGACTCTGACTGGAAGGAGGACGCTGTGGATGTGCTGCCTTGGCGAGCTGTTTCGGCTTTGGCAGAAGTTATATGAACTCGTAAGTTCTCAAATCGCGGGGCCGCCGCGCATTTTTTTGATGATGCGCTTTTGGGCATCGGTGAAAGTGTCTGTTTGGAAATAGGCTTTAGTAAAAGCGAGCTTGTGTGCTTCGGTGAGTCCGGGGGTGTGGCGCATGAAGTGGGCGCAGTCCTTACGGGTGCGATGTGCGGCGCTCAGGTGCTTGCGGCATTTTTCCATGTCGATCACGCAGGTTTCGAAGTTGCCGTCGTCTTTTGGACGAACAAAGAGGTGTTTGGCAGAGAAACAGAGATGCACCCAGCCAGCTTGGTGGATTTCACGTGCGCCTTTGGCGATTGCTTCGAGTGCTTTTTGAAAGGTGGCTTCATCCGGGGCGACATGGCCCCTCCAGCCATTGAGCCAGTCTGGCAGCGGGAACCAGTCGTCCAGTGCTTTGGTGATCAAGATTGCGCCGACGTCTGAGCCAGAGCGCCATTTGGCGAACAGCACCATTTCGGGGATCGAATTAGTGACGCTATCGAGTTGTTGGAGCACCTCAAATTCGCGCTCAAAGGTGAGTTGTTTGGTAAACAGGGTGTTGGCGGCGCGATAGAAGTGGTTTTGCTGGATTTTTAAGAAGACGGCTTCTTGATCTTGCGGCGCAGCTTCAGGATTGAGCACGATTCGGGTGACGCCGCTCCAGCCGCCACGGCGACGGTTGGGCTCTTCGAACCAGTCGAACTCGCGCGTGGTGACCGACTCGATGTCGAGCAGGCCGGCGTCTTTTAGGGCGCGTTCCCATCTCGGGGAAACCCACGTTTTTTTCGTTTCAAACATATCGACTCTATTGTTCCGCTAGGCTTTTGAGAAAGGCGGCTTGGAGTGCTGCTCGTTCTTCTGGGTTAACTTGGGCGGCATTCAGGTAGGCTTCAATAAAAGTCTGCTCGCCTGTCTTAGTAAAAAGGGCGTGATCTTCGGCGTAGCGCCCGATGTGAGCGAAATTACGGATCCGTTGCTTCGAGGTGAGTCCGCGGCGGCGAAAGCTGATGTCGACAATATCGATCAAGGCGAGGTCTTGCTCGGGGGTGACGAGCACGTTGCCGAAATGCAGTGAACGAAAGAGGACACCTTCAGCATGGAGTTTTGCTACGAAGCAGCCGAATTGCTCGATGAGCGTTTTAGCCTCTTCGCCTTCGTGCTCGCGTAGCCATTGTCTTAGTGTGGTGCCGGGCAGCTCGTGGTAGAGCACCGCGGTGCGCTCCATCTCGGGGAGTGCAAAGGTTTTTTCGGCTGAAATAGTCGGGATGCCGCGCTTGAGTAAGGCCTTGGCGTTGTGATCAAAGCGCTGGGCGTGGGGTGCCCAGAGTTGCGAGGAGAGTAGGCGTTTGCGACGAAACAGTTTTAAGATACGAGCATCGGGCAAGCGTAGCACTTTCAGGCCGAAGCTGTCTTGTTCGAGTATCTGGGCGCCTTGGGTCAGGGCCTCAAATTCGCGGTTACTTAGAGTTGGCAGCATGGGCTCTGGCTTGGCGTTGAATTGCTTGGCGTTCGTCCTCGGCGTCGAAGCGCTTGCGGCGGTAGTCGGAGATGGCTTGGGCGAAGGTATTCACCTCGGGCGCATCGATGGGTTGGTCGAGGTAGCCTGCCACGAAGCGTAGGCGCTCTTCTTGCGTGCAACGTAGGCGCGCGAGCTTGTCGAGGGTGGCACAGTCTTTCAGCGCACGGCGTTCTTGGTGGAGCGGTGATTGGGTGAAATCGCCCTTGGGGCAATCGATCCAAAACAGTTCGGCTTGGTCACCTTTGGCGCGGGCGAGGACGTTGCGCCACTTTAGATCTTGATGGTAGAAGTGATGTGCGTGAATGCTTGCGGTGGCTCGGCTGAGTTGGTCGATCAGGCTGTCACGCAGGCTGCAGTAGTCCGGCTGGCTGCGGTCGGGGCAGGTGCTGGTCATGAATTCGTCGAGGGTCTGCGTCTCTGGAATGGCCTCGGTAATGATGAATTCGTCGACGATCTTACCGATTGCATTCTTTCGCTGTCCCCATGCGACGACACGCGGGGAAGTGA of Lentimonas sp. CC4 contains these proteins:
- a CDS encoding ATP-binding protein; its protein translation is MAAQFKTVVVTGPRQSGKTTLSRKVFPQKPYVSLEAPDERARAERDPRHFLSRYPDGCILDEVQRVPSLFSYLQGVLDESSRAGQFILTGSQQFGMMEQISQTLAGRVGLLSLLPFSSGELASHGELAESLDEVMFRGAYPPIYDQKIDPVLWLNAYIDTYVERDVRQILQVQNTSHYQRFLALCAGNVGQLLNASRIGADCGLNHGTVQSWISVLEASYVAFRLQPHHSNFRKRVVKTPKLYFWDVGLAVRLLGIENASQLATHPLRGALFENWVIVELAKGRFNRGQRSNLYFWRNNLGLEVDVLAERAGRLCPIEIKSGATFASDWLGNLNKWRKLAGDVSGAPQLVYGGDSDWKEDAVDVLPWRAVSALAEVI
- a CDS encoding lipopolysaccharide kinase InaA family protein; translated protein: MFETKKTWVSPRWERALKDAGLLDIESVTTREFDWFEEPNRRRGGWSGVTRIVLNPEAAPQDQEAVFLKIQQNHFYRAANTLFTKQLTFEREFEVLQQLDSVTNSIPEMVLFAKWRSGSDVGAILITKALDDWFPLPDWLNGWRGHVAPDEATFQKALEAIAKGAREIHQAGWVHLCFSAKHLFVRPKDDGNFETCVIDMEKCRKHLSAAHRTRKDCAHFMRHTPGLTEAHKLAFTKAYFQTDTFTDAQKRIIKKMRGGPAI
- a CDS encoding lipopolysaccharide kinase InaA family protein, translated to MLPTLSNREFEALTQGAQILEQDSFGLKVLRLPDARILKLFRRKRLLSSQLWAPHAQRFDHNAKALLKRGIPTISAEKTFALPEMERTAVLYHELPGTTLRQWLREHEGEEAKTLIEQFGCFVAKLHAEGVLFRSLHFGNVLVTPEQDLALIDIVDISFRRRGLTSKQRIRNFAHIGRYAEDHALFTKTGEQTFIEAYLNAAQVNPEERAALQAAFLKSLAEQ
- a CDS encoding lipopolysaccharide kinase InaA family protein, with product MPVNIDDISAQTDALRKDYNFLDAFGVDASKVRDRSQVFQRSFTENGVEVHTFVKVYSYRKSPFQRLWRRGIARIEARNLLFFSTIGITSPRVVAWGQRKNAIGKIVDEFIITEAIPETQTLDEFMTSTCPDRSQPDYCSLRDSLIDQLSRATASIHAHHFYHQDLKWRNVLARAKGDQAELFWIDCPKGDFTQSPLHQERRALKDCATLDKLARLRCTQEERLRFVAGYLDQPIDAPEVNTFAQAISDYRRKRFDAEDERQAIQRQARAHAANSK